Proteins encoded by one window of Moorella humiferrea:
- a CDS encoding ABC transporter permease: MAKTSFITWEKRLEPSRALAVVVPVAAVIMALGVAAVFLAATGYRPLQVYQDMLAGVVGSKYGLSETVVKAIPLMLAGLGVSVAFRMLLWNIGAEGQFYMGAFGASWVALTFPHLPAYIMLPAMFLAGVAMGGLWAVLPALPRAKWGVNEVITTLMLNYVAILWVDYLVYGPWKDPKGFNFPLTAPFSEAATLPTIGGTRIHLGLIFALVAAVLLAVVLWRTRWGYEIRVIGESPRAARYAGIKIEKNIILVMLLSGALAGLAGMSEVAGITHRLQHGISPGYGYTAIIIAWLAKLHPAAIVLVSFLFSALIVGGYSVQTAGVPAATVSMLQGAILFFVLGGEIFTRYRLRLRSKEVR, translated from the coding sequence ATGGCTAAAACCTCTTTTATCACTTGGGAAAAACGTCTCGAACCTTCCCGGGCATTGGCCGTAGTCGTGCCTGTGGCTGCCGTCATCATGGCTCTGGGTGTCGCCGCCGTTTTCCTGGCGGCTACCGGATATAGACCTTTACAGGTTTATCAGGATATGCTGGCAGGGGTCGTCGGCTCCAAATACGGCCTCTCGGAAACGGTTGTCAAGGCAATACCACTAATGCTGGCCGGGTTGGGCGTTTCCGTTGCCTTTAGGATGCTCCTCTGGAACATTGGGGCGGAGGGGCAGTTTTACATGGGGGCCTTTGGGGCGAGCTGGGTGGCCCTGACCTTTCCCCACCTGCCGGCCTATATAATGCTTCCCGCTATGTTTTTGGCGGGGGTGGCCATGGGCGGCCTGTGGGCCGTGCTTCCGGCTTTGCCTAGGGCCAAATGGGGCGTGAACGAAGTCATTACCACATTAATGTTAAATTATGTGGCCATCCTGTGGGTAGATTATTTGGTTTACGGTCCGTGGAAGGATCCTAAAGGTTTCAATTTTCCCTTGACAGCACCTTTCAGCGAAGCCGCCACCCTACCGACAATAGGCGGTACCCGCATTCATCTGGGCCTGATTTTCGCCCTGGTGGCCGCCGTTCTTTTGGCCGTCGTTCTCTGGCGGACGCGCTGGGGTTATGAAATCCGGGTTATAGGTGAAAGCCCTCGGGCGGCCCGCTATGCCGGTATTAAAATAGAAAAAAACATCATCCTGGTGATGTTGTTGAGCGGAGCCCTGGCCGGATTAGCCGGCATGAGCGAAGTGGCCGGCATCACCCATCGCCTGCAGCACGGCATTTCCCCGGGATACGGCTATACGGCCATCATAATCGCCTGGTTGGCCAAACTCCATCCGGCGGCCATAGTTTTAGTGTCCTTCCTTTTCAGCGCCCTCATTGTCGGCGGCTATAGCGTTCAAACTGCCGGCGTGCCGGCGGCGACGGTGTCCATGCTCCAGGGGGCCATCCTTTTCTTTGTCCTTGGAGGAGAAATTTTCACCCGCTACCGCCTGCGCTTGAGAAGCAAGGAGGTAAGATGA
- a CDS encoding ABC transporter ATP-binding protein → MTAPLIEMRGITKVFPGVVANDGVNLTVRAGEIHALLGENGAGKSTLMSILTGLYRPDGGEIYIDGQRVNFRSPRDAIAAGIGMVHQHFRLVAPFTVTENVALGLKGGFRLNLNRLAEEIAALSKEYGLQVDPQARIWQLSVGEQQRVEIIKLLYRHARVLILDEPTAVLTPQEARDLYRTLKKMAARGCAVIFITHKLQEVMDAADTITILRGGKTIATVKKSETNEKELARMMVGREILWQIDKLAARKGDKILEIKNLKAFNDKGLPALKGVNLTVHAGEILGIAGVAGNGQRELAEVIAGLRPFHEGTVIIAGEELDRCDPCRAINVGVSYIPEDRLGMGLVPNMGAVDNLLLKEYRHPRWGRTLLDRRAARRWAKELVERFQVKTAGLDAPVKLMSGGNLQRLLLAREISSRPRLLVAVYPARGLDIGATETIHRLLLEQRAAGTAVLLISEDLEELFRLADRIAVIYEGEIMGLMAVEEADVEEIGLMMAGAKRMEVGA, encoded by the coding sequence ATGACAGCACCCCTGATAGAGATGCGGGGCATAACTAAGGTTTTTCCCGGTGTGGTGGCTAACGACGGCGTCAATTTAACCGTACGGGCGGGGGAAATTCATGCCCTTTTGGGCGAAAACGGTGCCGGTAAGAGCACCTTGATGAGCATTCTTACGGGGCTTTACCGCCCTGACGGCGGCGAAATCTATATCGACGGGCAAAGGGTGAATTTCCGTTCACCACGGGACGCCATTGCGGCGGGTATCGGTATGGTTCACCAGCACTTTCGCCTGGTGGCGCCTTTTACCGTAACGGAAAACGTAGCTTTAGGCCTTAAAGGCGGCTTTCGCCTCAACCTCAACAGGCTGGCCGAAGAAATTGCCGCCCTTTCTAAAGAATACGGCCTCCAGGTTGACCCCCAGGCGCGCATCTGGCAGCTTTCGGTAGGCGAGCAGCAGCGGGTGGAAATCATCAAATTGTTGTACCGCCATGCCCGGGTGCTGATCCTCGATGAGCCGACGGCGGTTTTAACCCCCCAGGAAGCCCGGGATTTATACCGTACGTTGAAAAAGATGGCGGCCCGGGGATGTGCCGTAATCTTTATTACCCATAAACTGCAGGAGGTAATGGATGCCGCCGACACCATTACCATTTTAAGGGGCGGTAAAACCATTGCCACCGTTAAAAAAAGTGAAACGAACGAGAAAGAACTGGCGCGAATGATGGTGGGTCGAGAAATACTTTGGCAGATAGATAAACTGGCAGCCAGAAAAGGCGATAAAATCCTGGAAATAAAGAATTTAAAGGCTTTTAACGATAAAGGTTTGCCTGCCTTAAAGGGCGTCAACCTGACGGTTCATGCCGGCGAGATTCTGGGAATTGCAGGGGTGGCCGGCAACGGCCAGCGGGAACTGGCAGAGGTTATTGCCGGTTTAAGACCCTTTCATGAAGGGACCGTTATTATCGCCGGGGAAGAATTAGACCGGTGCGATCCTTGCCGGGCCATCAACGTGGGTGTCAGTTACATTCCGGAAGACCGCCTGGGAATGGGGTTGGTGCCCAATATGGGGGCCGTTGATAACCTGCTCCTTAAAGAGTACCGCCACCCCCGCTGGGGCCGCACCCTTCTTGACCGGCGTGCGGCGCGCCGTTGGGCCAAGGAGCTGGTGGAGCGTTTCCAGGTTAAGACGGCGGGCCTGGATGCGCCGGTAAAGCTAATGTCCGGCGGCAACCTGCAGAGGTTGCTGCTGGCCCGGGAAATATCGTCCAGGCCGCGCCTCCTGGTGGCCGTTTATCCGGCCCGAGGACTAGACATAGGGGCGACGGAAACAATCCATCGCCTGCTTTTGGAACAACGGGCGGCAGGGACGGCCGTATTATTAATCTCCGAGGACCTGGAAGAGCTTTTTCGCCTTGCCGACCGCATCGCCGTTATCTACGAAGGCGAAATTATGGGCCTGATGGCGGTGGAGGAAGCTGATGTTGAAGAAATAGGCCTGATGATGGCCGGAGCGAAAAGAATGGAGGTCGGCGCCTGA
- a CDS encoding BMP family ABC transporter substrate-binding protein, giving the protein MMRKGWRFIPVLLLALVVAVFAAGCGGQKPAGNSQSGEKPAAGQAADQKMKVAFIYVGPIGDAGWTWAHEQGRKYLVDKLPWVEASYVENVPEGADVERVLTELAEKGNKVIFATSFGYMDYVIKVAQKYPNVVFMHCSGYKTAANVGTYFGAMEEPRYLSGMVAGKMTKTNVLGYVAAHPIPEVIRGINAFTLGARSVNPNVKVKVVWTNTWYDPAAEKQAALSLLDAGADVIAQHQDTPGPQQAAQERGKYGIGYNSDMRQFAPNANLTSPIWNWGPYYVKTVEAVKNGTWKSEDYYGTMKDGVVDLGPFSDKVPQEVRDLVNAKKQEIIDGKFYVFQGPIKDQSGKVRVPEGQKMSHQDVLGFDWFVEGVEGDIPK; this is encoded by the coding sequence ATGATGCGTAAAGGATGGCGTTTCATACCAGTGCTGCTCCTGGCCTTGGTGGTAGCTGTATTTGCCGCCGGCTGCGGCGGCCAGAAACCGGCCGGGAACAGCCAGAGCGGGGAAAAGCCGGCCGCAGGGCAGGCTGCAGACCAGAAAATGAAGGTCGCCTTTATTTATGTGGGACCGATTGGTGATGCCGGATGGACCTGGGCCCATGAGCAGGGACGCAAGTACCTGGTGGATAAATTACCCTGGGTGGAAGCCTCTTATGTAGAAAACGTCCCCGAGGGGGCCGACGTAGAAAGGGTTTTAACGGAACTGGCGGAAAAGGGTAATAAGGTCATTTTTGCTACCAGCTTCGGCTACATGGATTACGTAATCAAGGTGGCCCAGAAATACCCCAACGTCGTCTTTATGCACTGCTCCGGCTATAAGACGGCTGCCAATGTCGGTACTTACTTTGGCGCTATGGAAGAACCCCGTTATCTTTCCGGCATGGTGGCCGGCAAAATGACCAAGACCAACGTTCTGGGGTATGTAGCAGCCCACCCCATTCCGGAAGTAATCCGCGGCATCAACGCCTTTACCCTGGGGGCGCGTTCAGTTAACCCCAACGTTAAGGTTAAGGTAGTCTGGACCAATACCTGGTATGACCCGGCGGCCGAAAAACAGGCGGCTTTAAGCCTTCTAGATGCCGGCGCCGACGTTATCGCCCAGCACCAAGACACCCCGGGACCGCAGCAGGCAGCCCAGGAGCGGGGTAAATACGGCATCGGTTATAACAGTGACATGCGCCAGTTCGCTCCCAATGCCAATTTGACCTCGCCGATCTGGAACTGGGGTCCGTATTATGTAAAGACGGTTGAAGCCGTCAAAAATGGGACGTGGAAATCTGAGGACTACTACGGAACTATGAAAGACGGTGTGGTTGACCTCGGGCCCTTCAGCGACAAGGTGCCCCAGGAAGTGCGTGACCTGGTGAACGCCAAGAAACAGGAAATTATCGACGGCAAGTTCTATGTCTTCCAGGGCCCCATCAAGGACCAGAGCGGGAAAGTACGAGTGCCTGAAGGACAGAAGATGAGTCACCAAGATGTACTCGGTTTTGACTGGTTTGTTGAGGGCGTTGAAGGCGATATTCCCAAATAA
- a CDS encoding transposase: protein MPKHKQISLCDLYEEFEQASSKDKLKMLTDYVDIEEIIPLEVKLAYYKSTGRPPYSLASMLSALILQKILSIPTVELLVTFLELSEPLRDFCGFTQSVPDPATFSRFKDKIGPKELKKILDRLVELTEPYLKKLDPFAASLLVLDTTGLEVPVRENNPKFFYSLKNQVEKGAPEKPENEIYAMTIAKMPKCARAAPKAKLMYTNGHFAYAYTAAILTNGFGLVRNVMLFEGQKDSLLVKPVLEDFRQHHDLSRYEFFAGDAGFDSTENFRYLVQDCNLKPVINLNPRNTKELPEPRLAPEGVPVCPKNPSLKFKYAGFCKSRNRIKWLCPLSKPGKKGYTCTCQDPCTPSKSGRMVYTYPQDNYRKNTPVPRNSELWKKIYLLRIAVEQAISRLKLPLMLGRLTVTDFASASCDLVLAAIAQNLVALIALRAKLNDKVRSIRWLVA, encoded by the coding sequence TTGCCCAAACATAAGCAAATTTCCTTGTGTGATCTCTACGAAGAATTTGAACAGGCTTCAAGCAAAGACAAACTGAAAATGCTCACCGATTACGTAGACATCGAAGAGATTATCCCCTTAGAGGTTAAACTGGCTTACTACAAATCCACTGGTCGCCCCCCTTATTCTTTAGCGTCCATGTTGTCTGCCTTAATCCTCCAGAAGATCTTATCCATTCCCACAGTTGAACTTTTGGTTACCTTCCTTGAATTGTCAGAGCCCCTGAGAGACTTTTGCGGCTTTACTCAAAGCGTTCCTGACCCCGCTACTTTCTCGAGGTTTAAAGATAAAATCGGGCCAAAGGAGCTTAAAAAAATCTTAGACCGTTTGGTGGAACTAACCGAGCCCTACTTAAAAAAGCTCGACCCTTTTGCGGCCTCCCTTCTCGTCCTGGATACAACCGGCTTAGAAGTGCCGGTAAGAGAAAATAACCCGAAGTTCTTTTATTCCTTGAAAAACCAGGTCGAGAAGGGAGCCCCTGAAAAACCTGAAAACGAGATTTATGCCATGACTATTGCCAAAATGCCCAAATGTGCCAGGGCCGCCCCAAAGGCCAAACTCATGTATACCAACGGTCACTTTGCTTATGCCTACACCGCTGCTATCCTGACTAACGGTTTCGGCCTCGTCCGGAATGTGATGCTTTTTGAAGGACAGAAAGATTCGCTTCTCGTAAAACCGGTCCTGGAGGATTTCCGGCAGCACCATGACCTTTCCCGTTACGAGTTTTTTGCCGGTGACGCCGGGTTCGACAGCACGGAAAACTTCCGTTACCTGGTGCAAGATTGCAACCTTAAGCCGGTTATTAACCTCAATCCCCGGAATACTAAAGAGCTGCCTGAGCCCCGGCTCGCTCCCGAGGGAGTACCAGTGTGCCCCAAAAATCCATCCTTAAAGTTTAAATACGCCGGCTTCTGTAAATCCAGAAACCGTATTAAATGGCTCTGCCCCTTAAGTAAGCCGGGGAAAAAGGGTTATACTTGCACCTGTCAAGACCCGTGTACCCCCTCTAAAAGCGGCCGGATGGTTTACACTTATCCCCAGGACAACTACCGAAAAAATACTCCCGTCCCAAGGAACTCTGAGCTATGGAAGAAAATCTACCTTTTGCGCATTGCCGTGGAGCAAGCCATCTCCCGGCTAAAGCTTCCCCTCATGCTTGGCCGATTAACGGTGACGGACTTTGCTAGTGCTTCTTGCGATCTTGTCCTGGCAGCGATTGCTCAAAATCTTGTCGCTTTAATCGCTTTGAGAGCCAAGCTCAATGATAAAGTAAGGTCTATACGCTGGCTTGTTGCTTAG
- a CDS encoding FAD binding domain-containing protein yields the protein MPQEYLIANSTEEALAMLAARPGARIIAGGTDLVIDLKEEKRQVNTLVDVSRIPELKVIEEKDGEIILGGAVTHAEAAAAKLIREKLPALAAAAAAVGSPQIRNVGTLGGNVVNAQPAADTAVALVALGAVATILGPAGERRMPVENLYEGVGRSKVDAGREILTHFSIPIWGEGEGSDFKRLSPRRALSLPMLNTAVRVQVRGGRCTRARICIAPVAPRPFLCEEAAAILVGVEPCPEVIARAAAAAKEAARPRDSLLRGSGAYRKDITAVLVSRALTAAFFRATGRKIEIDVEE from the coding sequence ATGCCGCAGGAGTACCTTATTGCCAACTCGACGGAGGAAGCCCTGGCCATGCTGGCCGCCCGCCCGGGGGCGCGGATTATCGCCGGGGGCACCGACTTGGTAATCGATCTTAAAGAAGAAAAGCGGCAGGTTAATACCCTGGTGGACGTTTCCCGCATCCCGGAGTTAAAGGTCATTGAGGAAAAAGACGGGGAGATAATCCTCGGCGGGGCGGTCACCCACGCCGAGGCTGCCGCCGCAAAGCTTATCCGGGAAAAACTCCCGGCCCTGGCGGCCGCTGCGGCGGCCGTCGGCTCGCCCCAGATCCGCAACGTCGGCACCCTGGGGGGCAATGTAGTAAACGCCCAACCGGCGGCCGATACGGCGGTAGCCCTGGTGGCCCTGGGGGCAGTGGCCACCATCCTAGGGCCGGCAGGCGAGCGTCGGATGCCGGTCGAAAACCTATATGAAGGCGTCGGTCGTTCCAAGGTAGATGCCGGTAGGGAGATATTAACCCATTTTAGTATTCCCATATGGGGTGAGGGAGAGGGTTCGGACTTCAAGCGCCTTTCGCCCCGGCGGGCCCTGTCCCTGCCGATGCTCAATACTGCCGTGCGGGTCCAAGTAAGGGGGGGCAGATGCACTCGGGCGCGCATCTGCATCGCCCCGGTGGCCCCGCGGCCTTTCCTATGTGAGGAAGCGGCTGCGATCCTTGTCGGTGTGGAGCCGTGCCCGGAGGTGATTGCCCGGGCCGCAGCGGCGGCTAAAGAAGCTGCCCGGCCTCGGGACAGCCTCCTCCGTGGCTCCGGCGCCTATCGCAAAGATATAACGGCCGTCCTGGTTAGCCGGGCTTTGACCGCAGCTTTTTTTCGGGCCACCGGCAGGAAAATAGAGATTGATGTCGAAGAATAA
- the ssnA gene encoding putative aminohydrolase SsnA, with the protein MLLVGNGHLLSLVPERPYLADGAVAVEGDRIVAVGATAELRRRYPEAEWLDARGMVIMPGLINNHMHLYSTFARGMALKEAPPTNFLEILQRLWWRLDKALTLEDVYYSALIPLIDCIKNGTTTILDHHASPCAVRGSLEMIAQAAGEAGVRTCLAYEVSDRDGEEIMRQGIAENVEAIKKYRGGEGLLSATFGLHASFTLSDATLDACREAAEEVGSGFHIHVAEGIQDVEDALEREGKRVVERLADHGILGPDTVAAHCVHVTEREIAILKETGTLVVHNPESNMGNAVGCAPVGEMLAAGVVVGLGTDGYTSDMFESLKTANVLRRLVSGDPNAGWSEVPAMVFSNNSRIAERFFAHPVGRLQEGAYADIILVNYHAPTPITADNWFGHLLFGFNGGLVDTTIIGGKILMRARRLLHLDEAAIAARARELAVKVWERF; encoded by the coding sequence ATGCTCCTTGTTGGCAATGGCCATCTGCTGTCCTTAGTACCGGAGCGGCCCTACCTGGCAGACGGAGCCGTGGCCGTTGAGGGCGACCGCATCGTCGCCGTGGGAGCGACGGCCGAGCTTAGGCGGCGTTATCCTGAAGCCGAATGGCTCGACGCCCGGGGCATGGTAATCATGCCGGGCTTGATAAACAACCACATGCACCTTTACAGCACCTTCGCCCGGGGCATGGCCCTGAAGGAAGCGCCGCCCACCAATTTCCTGGAGATTTTACAGCGCCTCTGGTGGCGCCTGGATAAGGCCCTTACCCTGGAGGACGTTTATTACAGCGCCCTGATTCCCCTCATTGACTGCATTAAGAACGGCACCACCACCATCCTGGACCATCACGCCAGCCCTTGCGCCGTTCGCGGCAGCCTGGAGATGATCGCCCAGGCGGCTGGTGAAGCGGGTGTGCGCACCTGCCTGGCCTATGAGGTTTCCGACCGCGACGGCGAGGAAATTATGCGGCAGGGTATTGCGGAAAATGTAGAGGCCATTAAAAAATACCGCGGCGGGGAAGGTTTGCTCAGCGCCACCTTCGGCCTCCACGCCTCCTTTACCCTCTCCGACGCCACCCTGGACGCCTGCCGGGAGGCTGCGGAGGAGGTGGGCAGCGGTTTTCACATCCACGTGGCGGAAGGCATCCAGGACGTAGAAGACGCCTTAGAGCGCGAGGGTAAGCGGGTGGTGGAGCGCCTGGCTGACCACGGCATTCTGGGCCCCGATACCGTCGCCGCCCACTGCGTCCATGTGACGGAAAGGGAAATAGCCATCCTCAAGGAAACGGGTACCCTGGTGGTCCACAATCCGGAATCCAACATGGGTAACGCCGTCGGCTGCGCTCCGGTGGGAGAAATGCTTGCGGCGGGGGTGGTCGTCGGCCTGGGGACGGACGGCTATACCAGCGATATGTTTGAATCCCTGAAGACGGCCAATGTTCTGCGCCGCCTCGTTTCCGGCGATCCCAATGCCGGCTGGTCGGAAGTCCCGGCCATGGTCTTCAGCAACAACTCCCGCATAGCGGAGCGGTTCTTCGCCCACCCCGTGGGGCGTCTCCAGGAAGGGGCCTATGCCGACATAATACTGGTGAATTATCATGCACCTACCCCGATAACGGCCGATAACTGGTTCGGCCACCTCCTTTTCGGCTTCAACGGCGGCCTTGTGGACACGACCATCATCGGCGGCAAAATCCTCATGCGCGCTCGAAGGCTCCTGCACCTGGATGAGGCGGCCATTGCCGCCAGGGCCAGGGAGCTGGCGGTCAAGGTTTGGGAAAGGTTCTAA
- the xdhC gene encoding xanthine dehydrogenase subunit XdhC codes for MLKKISFTVNGLQVALEVDVRESLLEVLRERLGYTGVKKGCEVGECGACTVLIDGTPVDSCIYLAVWADGKDIVTIEGIAKNGELSKVQKAFIEEGAIQCGFCTPGYVLTATAMAAKGKKYTREEIKRELSGHLCRCTGYQNIIKAVEKALAD; via the coding sequence TTGCTTAAAAAAATATCCTTTACCGTAAACGGCCTTCAGGTCGCCCTGGAAGTAGACGTACGCGAGTCCCTCCTGGAGGTTTTGCGGGAACGCCTGGGGTACACCGGAGTTAAAAAAGGATGTGAAGTCGGAGAGTGCGGTGCCTGTACCGTCCTCATCGACGGCACGCCTGTGGACTCCTGCATTTATTTGGCCGTTTGGGCCGACGGTAAAGATATAGTTACCATAGAAGGTATCGCCAAAAACGGGGAGCTTTCCAAGGTGCAGAAGGCCTTCATCGAAGAAGGGGCCATCCAGTGCGGTTTTTGTACGCCGGGTTATGTCCTCACGGCAACGGCCATGGCGGCGAAGGGTAAAAAGTATACGCGAGAGGAAATAAAAAGGGAGTTGTCCGGCCACCTCTGTCGCTGTACCGGTTATCAGAACATCATCAAAGCGGTGGAGAAGGCCCTGGCGGATTAG
- the xdhB gene encoding xanthine dehydrogenase FAD-binding subunit XdhB: MYNFQGYHEATTLAEALALLAANPRLTVIAGGTDVLIKLRHGVIEGAELLSIRHIKSLEGVQKLEDGTIAIGPLTTFSRVAEDPVIKDHIPVLAEAALTIGGPQIRNVATIGGNLCNGATSADSAPTLFALGARLKLKNNTGERVTPIQDFYLGPGKVALKPGELLTQILISPEDYRGYGGHYIKFSQRRAMDIATLGVAVVCKVKEGRILEDVRIGLGVAGPTPRRCPEAEAFAKGKAITSETIATIGKLAVKAAQARTSWRASREYREHLVEELTQRALREAIVKAGGEAIA, translated from the coding sequence ATGTACAATTTTCAAGGATATCATGAGGCGACAACCCTCGCCGAAGCCCTGGCGCTCTTGGCAGCCAACCCCCGCCTGACGGTAATCGCCGGCGGCACCGATGTTTTGATAAAGCTGCGGCACGGTGTTATTGAGGGTGCGGAGCTTTTAAGCATTCGTCACATAAAATCCCTTGAGGGCGTGCAGAAATTAGAGGACGGTACTATCGCCATCGGCCCCTTGACGACCTTCAGCCGGGTGGCCGAAGACCCGGTAATTAAAGACCATATCCCCGTCCTTGCCGAGGCGGCTCTCACCATAGGCGGCCCCCAGATACGCAACGTTGCCACCATCGGCGGCAACCTGTGCAACGGAGCCACTTCGGCCGACAGCGCCCCCACCCTTTTTGCCCTGGGCGCCAGGTTGAAACTAAAAAATAATACAGGTGAACGGGTAACACCCATCCAGGATTTTTACCTGGGCCCCGGAAAAGTCGCTTTAAAACCCGGCGAACTCCTCACCCAGATTCTCATTTCCCCCGAGGATTACCGGGGCTACGGCGGGCATTACATTAAATTCTCCCAACGCAGGGCCATGGATATTGCCACCCTGGGCGTGGCCGTTGTTTGTAAAGTAAAGGAAGGCAGGATCCTGGAGGACGTGCGCATCGGTCTGGGAGTGGCGGGCCCGACGCCGCGACGTTGTCCGGAAGCGGAGGCCTTTGCCAAAGGCAAAGCCATAACAAGTGAAACAATAGCGACAATCGGCAAACTGGCGGTTAAAGCTGCCCAGGCGCGAACCTCCTGGCGCGCTTCCAGGGAATACCGGGAGCATTTGGTGGAGGAACTCACCCAGAGGGCCCTGCGGGAAGCGATAGTCAAGGCGGGGGGTGAAGCCATTGCTTAA